In Desulfomonilia bacterium, one genomic interval encodes:
- a CDS encoding 4Fe-4S binding protein, with amino-acid sequence MFIKFSCRAEGEKLNFRSHASENIREGMMEVYGSLTRKVSGQDSKLLEKIWSILANPEEAAILDMLPKSAEEISVALGTGIDKAEDILDNLFHKGVAFDGIKDGRKIFRMPRHIIQFHDASLLWAEAPDELFTLWAEYMETEYRAMVEQMTELKIPSFMRVLAINETVEKKSSVLGYEDAADILKNARSIAVTSCVCRKSVKKCDNPIEVCLQVNRGAEYNIKRGTGRAIELAEALDILKLSEEKGLVHMTENVAGGSNVICNCCTCCCEMLRYAIVPKTRNVVAPSRFAASVDAPECILCGLCADVCPMKAISSDGDNPATVDIELCIGCGLCGSACTSGAIRLVEVRAEDFIPKKA; translated from the coding sequence ATGTTTATAAAATTTTCTTGTAGAGCCGAGGGTGAAAAGCTAAACTTCAGAAGCCATGCATCTGAAAATATCAGGGAGGGGATGATGGAAGTGTACGGCAGTCTCACCAGAAAGGTCTCAGGGCAGGATTCAAAATTGCTTGAAAAAATCTGGTCAATCCTTGCAAACCCCGAAGAAGCAGCCATACTTGACATGCTGCCGAAATCAGCGGAAGAGATTTCCGTTGCCCTGGGAACAGGCATTGATAAGGCAGAGGACATACTTGACAACCTTTTCCACAAGGGGGTTGCCTTTGACGGCATCAAGGACGGCAGAAAGATATTCAGAATGCCGCGCCACATAATACAGTTTCATGACGCATCCCTTCTGTGGGCCGAGGCGCCGGATGAGCTGTTCACGCTCTGGGCCGAATACATGGAAACCGAATACAGGGCCATGGTCGAGCAGATGACAGAGCTTAAAATACCTTCATTCATGAGGGTGCTTGCCATAAACGAGACCGTAGAGAAAAAAAGCAGCGTGCTGGGCTATGAGGACGCTGCGGACATACTGAAAAATGCACGCTCAATTGCGGTAACCTCATGCGTCTGCCGCAAATCGGTAAAAAAATGCGATAACCCCATAGAGGTATGCCTGCAGGTGAACCGGGGGGCGGAATACAATATAAAACGCGGTACGGGCCGGGCAATCGAGCTTGCCGAGGCGCTTGATATCCTGAAGCTCTCCGAGGAAAAGGGGCTTGTGCATATGACGGAAAACGTTGCAGGAGGCTCTAATGTCATATGCAACTGCTGCACATGCTGCTGCGAGATGCTCCGATACGCCATCGTTCCTAAAACCAGAAACGTTGTCGCTCCGAGCAGGTTCGCCGCATCAGTAGATGCCCCGGAATGTATCTTATGCGGCCTGTGCGCGGATGTCTGTCCGATGAAGGCCATTTCATCGGACGGCGATAATCCGGCAACTGTAGATATTGAATTATGCATAGGCTGCGGGTTGTGCGGGTCGGCCTGCACGTCCGGTGCAATCAGACTTGTCGAAGTAAGGGCAGAGGATTTTATCCCGAAGAAGGCGTGA
- the def gene encoding peptide deformylase — protein MAIREICKWPEDVLKLKALEVKNIDFGTVTLVEDMVETMYQENGVGLAAPQVAVSERVIVVDASPKTGYGGLITMINPVIAEKEGRVVDSEACLSVPEVTVDVPRFERILVKGVDIKGKDVEIEAEGFLARVFQHEIDHLDGRVILAFASSLKRAIYLKKARKGKI, from the coding sequence ATGGCAATCCGTGAAATCTGCAAATGGCCTGAAGATGTCTTGAAGCTCAAAGCGCTCGAAGTCAAGAACATAGACTTCGGCACGGTGACCCTTGTCGAAGACATGGTAGAGACCATGTATCAGGAAAACGGAGTCGGTCTGGCCGCCCCCCAGGTGGCCGTATCAGAGCGGGTCATTGTTGTTGATGCTAGCCCGAAAACAGGTTACGGCGGGCTTATAACGATGATTAATCCGGTAATCGCAGAAAAAGAAGGCCGTGTCGTTGACAGCGAGGCCTGCCTTAGCGTGCCGGAAGTCACGGTTGATGTCCCGAGATTCGAGAGGATACTTGTAAAAGGCGTTGACATCAAGGGCAAAGATGTTGAAATCGAGGCGGAAGGTTTTCTGGCAAGGGTTTTCCAGCATGAGATAGACCATCTTGACGGAAGGGTTATCCTGGCATTTGCTTCAAGTCTGAAAAGGGCGATCTATTTAAAGAAGGCCAGAAAAGGCAAGATATGA
- the fmt gene encoding methionyl-tRNA formyltransferase, which yields MKLIFMGTPEFALPSLKILAESEKHEVALVITQPDKPKGRGLHLEHPPVKIMAIQYDIPVMQPQKIKGNMEVIKAFEQLRPDAAIVVAYGRLIPPELLSIPPKGFINVHASLLPALRGASPINHAILSGGEKTGISIMKLDEGLDTGPVYESREIEIGRDDAIALSKRLSATGAELLESVLDRIESGSIKPVPQDESAATYAPLLKKEDGLIDWNRNATKIESMVRGLLPWPCAYTDMQGKMLKILSAQIEETPHGFPPGTMIKEASRLRIACGNGFVIPQTLQLEGKQAMDAKSFANGLKVKEIILGGLSR from the coding sequence ATGAAACTTATCTTTATGGGTACCCCTGAATTCGCACTGCCAAGCCTTAAAATACTTGCCGAATCGGAAAAACATGAAGTAGCCCTTGTGATAACGCAGCCTGACAAGCCAAAGGGCAGGGGGCTTCATCTTGAGCACCCGCCGGTCAAGATCATGGCTATTCAATATGATATACCCGTTATGCAGCCTCAGAAAATAAAAGGGAACATGGAGGTCATTAAGGCTTTTGAACAGCTCAGGCCCGATGCCGCCATTGTTGTTGCATACGGCAGGCTGATTCCACCTGAACTTTTAAGTATACCGCCCAAAGGATTTATCAATGTCCATGCATCCCTTTTGCCTGCACTAAGGGGGGCCTCCCCGATAAACCATGCCATCCTTTCAGGCGGAGAAAAGACCGGTATAAGCATAATGAAGCTTGATGAAGGTCTCGATACCGGACCTGTATATGAAAGCCGAGAAATTGAAATAGGCAGGGACGATGCGATAGCGCTCTCCAAGAGACTTTCGGCAACAGGTGCGGAACTGCTGGAGTCTGTGCTGGACAGGATTGAAAGTGGTTCGATAAAACCTGTACCTCAGGATGAAAGCGCTGCGACATATGCCCCGCTCCTGAAAAAAGAGGACGGTCTGATAGACTGGAACAGGAATGCAACAAAGATTGAAAGCATGGTAAGAGGTCTTCTGCCCTGGCCCTGTGCATACACAGACATGCAGGGAAAGATGCTGAAGATTCTGAGCGCTCAGATTGAAGAAACCCCACACGGTTTTCCGCCAGGAACAATGATTAAAGAGGCATCCCGTTTAAGGATAGCATGCGGTAACGGTTTCGTCATTCCGCAAACCCTGCAGCTTGAAGGCAAACAGGCTATGGATGCAAAGTCATTTGCCAACGGGCTTAAAGTTAAAGAAATAATTCTTGGAGGCTTATCCAGATGA
- the rpe gene encoding ribulose-phosphate 3-epimerase, translating to MIIAPSILSANFTRLGQDIDMVVSAGAQWVHVDVMDGMFVPNITIGPVVVKDIRKATNAYLDCHLMINQPERYIDAFAAAGADGITIHAEATHHLHRALATIREKGLKAGVALNPSSPLPVIEYCLDVIDLLLIMTVNPGFGGQSFIEAMIPKIEKASDMISGRDIILQVDGGVDRKNVRMLREKGVGSVVAGSSVFGSSDPAGAVKEMLEIAECEVC from the coding sequence ATGATTATTGCACCGTCAATACTTTCCGCAAACTTTACAAGGCTGGGCCAGGATATTGATATGGTTGTTTCAGCCGGGGCACAGTGGGTTCATGTGGATGTCATGGACGGGATGTTTGTGCCCAACATCACCATCGGGCCTGTCGTTGTAAAGGATATAAGAAAAGCGACAAATGCCTACCTGGACTGTCACCTTATGATAAACCAGCCTGAAAGATATATAGATGCATTTGCAGCCGCCGGTGCCGACGGCATAACCATTCACGCAGAGGCTACACACCATCTTCACAGGGCTCTGGCCACGATACGGGAGAAGGGCCTCAAAGCCGGAGTTGCCCTGAATCCCTCAAGTCCTTTACCGGTGATTGAATATTGCCTTGATGTAATCGATCTCCTTCTTATTATGACTGTGAATCCGGGATTCGGCGGACAGTCTTTCATCGAAGCGATGATCCCGAAAATAGAAAAAGCATCAGATATGATATCGGGCAGAGACATCATTCTTCAGGTTGACGGCGGAGTTGACAGAAAAAATGTAAGAATGCTCAGGGAAAAAGGTGTCGGCTCTGTTGTGGCCGGCTCAAGCGTATTTGGAAGCAGCGACCCTGCTGGGGCGGTAAAGGAGATGCTTGAAATTGCAGAATGTGAAGTTTGTTAG
- a CDS encoding tetratricopeptide repeat protein, with product MKFVRILIGLFVAAAAAGCANANTAASVQEDANQTSPYLTMILARQAEDSGDTDSALKLYQELNNSYAWLNIAMIYIQKSDDEKALEYLNKVLDSGDYIEDALDQKVNIYVRSNKVNEAVAEAEKYYKKYPGNVQIIVLLAKLRLFSSDPEGAIKILEKIPPGNEDIEALYILSRACLEEKNKACAIKSLEKVIELAPDFSQAYIDLGRVYESDGNLDEAISIYTKLCEIDPSSKEARLALADLYILTGRNKDAIAQLKALLEIYPNREVMHKLAILEIDDGMYADAIELLNTQTQLMPEEKYYLAIAYSGQKDFDRAIALLKEIENDPQLKCDVSILKSSILEDMGKSGEAFDELKNTWEKVSKETSCREVGYRLATALEEKGMINEGLAVAESILSADPNDAMMLNFVGYLWADQGRNLEKAKKMISDALTARPDDGFIMDSMGWVLYKSGKPAEAVPYMEKALKKYPDEPLINEHMGDIQYKLGRNKTALEYYQKAKANSKKGVSPALEKKITELIKEIRKTGR from the coding sequence GTGAAGTTTGTTAGAATATTGATCGGACTCTTTGTTGCGGCAGCGGCCGCAGGCTGTGCCAATGCAAATACCGCCGCCTCGGTGCAGGAAGATGCAAATCAGACCAGCCCATATCTTACAATGATTCTTGCAAGACAGGCAGAAGACAGCGGAGACACTGACAGCGCGCTAAAGCTTTACCAGGAATTGAACAATTCTTACGCATGGCTTAATATCGCCATGATATATATCCAGAAATCCGATGATGAAAAGGCTCTGGAATATCTTAACAAGGTCCTTGATTCCGGGGATTACATAGAGGATGCCCTTGATCAGAAAGTCAATATATATGTCCGTTCGAACAAGGTTAACGAAGCCGTTGCAGAAGCTGAAAAATACTATAAGAAATACCCGGGTAATGTTCAGATAATCGTTCTTCTTGCCAAACTCAGGCTTTTTTCATCGGATCCTGAAGGGGCGATAAAGATACTGGAGAAGATACCCCCGGGGAACGAAGACATAGAAGCGCTATACATACTTTCCAGGGCGTGTCTTGAAGAAAAAAACAAAGCCTGCGCAATTAAATCCCTGGAAAAAGTAATAGAACTGGCACCTGATTTTTCTCAGGCATACATTGATCTCGGAAGGGTTTATGAGAGCGATGGGAATCTGGATGAGGCTATCAGCATATACACCAAACTGTGTGAAATAGATCCTTCAAGCAAGGAGGCGCGGCTTGCTCTGGCCGACCTGTATATATTGACAGGAAGAAACAAGGATGCCATTGCACAACTTAAGGCACTGCTTGAAATCTATCCCAACCGTGAGGTCATGCATAAGCTGGCAATACTTGAGATTGATGACGGCATGTATGCCGATGCGATTGAGCTCCTGAATACCCAGACACAACTGATGCCGGAAGAGAAATATTACCTGGCCATTGCATATTCAGGCCAGAAGGACTTTGACAGAGCCATTGCCCTTCTTAAGGAGATTGAGAACGACCCTCAGCTTAAATGTGACGTGTCGATACTGAAAAGCTCAATTCTTGAAGACATGGGAAAAAGCGGCGAAGCATTTGATGAGCTGAAAAATACCTGGGAAAAGGTATCAAAGGAAACGTCATGCAGGGAAGTGGGATACCGTCTGGCCACAGCACTTGAAGAAAAGGGAATGATCAATGAAGGCCTTGCCGTTGCCGAGAGTATTCTTTCAGCCGATCCCAATGATGCCATGATGCTCAATTTTGTCGGTTATTTGTGGGCGGATCAGGGCAGAAATCTTGAGAAGGCGAAGAAAATGATCAGCGATGCCCTTACGGCAAGACCGGATGATGGATTCATTATGGATTCGATGGGCTGGGTATTGTATAAATCGGGTAAGCCCGCCGAGGCTGTACCCTATATGGAAAAGGCGCTGAAAAAGTATCCGGACGAGCCTTTGATAAACGAACATATGGGTGATATTCAGTATAAGCTCGGCAGAAATAAAACCGCCCTCGAATATTATCAGAAGGCAAAGGCAAACTCCAAAAAGGGCGTCTCGCCAGCACTTGAGAAAAAAATCACCGAACTAATTAAAGAGATTCGCAAGACCGGGAGATGA
- a CDS encoding MlaD family protein: MTNEAKVGLFVVGIIVVFIVMSIKIGELSFNKKDTYPITLRFPTVEGLKVGSTLELAGVIVGKISSISLGEDYSVAVTANVNDDIKLPIDSVASIGTKGVLGDKVILLSPGMSKEYLKPNGMLARTEVPPSLDFLLTRLGDIASNLSDLTRSLNASLGSEETMANITEMMENLNSLSAELNDMAIENREGINSMITELNNTAVNLTDFSESLASTGEDISYIVASVKAGEGNIGKLFTDDTLYVSLADSVQKLQVVTSRIQEDNNLTLLLSDSTIYYDLVALSDNLKQVSEHIAAGDGTIGKLLTDEELYQALLEAIKNTNRAAQGIHEQTPITVMGSLLAPMIR, encoded by the coding sequence ATGACTAATGAAGCAAAAGTCGGCCTTTTCGTGGTTGGTATAATTGTGGTCTTTATTGTTATGTCGATAAAAATTGGTGAACTGAGCTTTAACAAAAAGGACACTTATCCGATTACACTCAGATTCCCTACAGTGGAAGGGCTGAAAGTAGGATCAACACTGGAGCTTGCAGGCGTAATTGTCGGAAAGATCAGCTCGATATCACTTGGAGAGGACTACTCCGTTGCCGTAACCGCCAATGTCAATGATGATATCAAACTTCCTATAGACAGTGTCGCATCAATCGGTACGAAGGGTGTACTGGGAGACAAGGTCATCCTGTTGTCACCGGGAATGTCAAAGGAATACCTGAAGCCCAACGGTATGCTGGCAAGGACTGAAGTGCCGCCGTCTCTCGATTTTCTGCTGACCAGGCTCGGAGATATAGCTTCCAACCTTTCGGATCTGACCAGATCCCTTAATGCATCTCTCGGAAGTGAAGAAACTATGGCCAATATTACCGAGATGATGGAGAACCTTAACAGCCTTTCAGCAGAACTCAATGATATGGCAATAGAAAACAGGGAAGGCATAAACAGCATGATAACCGAGCTGAACAATACGGCTGTAAATCTGACCGACTTTTCCGAAAGCCTTGCAAGCACCGGTGAGGATATTTCCTATATTGTGGCTTCTGTCAAAGCAGGTGAAGGCAATATCGGCAAACTGTTCACAGACGATACGCTTTATGTATCCCTTGCGGATTCGGTTCAGAAGCTTCAGGTGGTGACTTCCAGAATACAGGAAGACAACAACCTGACTCTCTTGTTAAGTGATTCAACAATTTATTATGACCTCGTGGCGCTGTCGGACAACCTTAAACAGGTGAGTGAACATATAGCCGCCGGTGACGGTACCATAGGCAAACTCCTTACTGATGAAGAGCTGTATCAGGCGCTGCTCGAAGCGATCAAGAACACCAACAGGGCGGCTCAGGGCATACATGAACAGACTCCGATCACTGTTATGGGTTCACTGCTTGCCCCGATGATAAGGTAG